From Lepisosteus oculatus isolate fLepOcu1 chromosome 8, fLepOcu1.hap2, whole genome shotgun sequence, one genomic window encodes:
- the fam98b gene encoding protein FAM98B — translation MECDILDTLEQLGYTGPLLDEETLIKASESGLSSHEYVNLCVWLTTQLKQLCNLEENITTASDDIEGLQLEISGLLKEMGCPCPPLITGEVQGRLKNKTNCLKLLLYLSSELQAAMIIESKLQPSCTPEQRNVALHDLKAICRTLKLPEPKEIDAKLFSSIETKIDDLFAKAPTDCVGKPVLKSGLNSDQWAKLEEINSVLSAEYECRRRMLIKRLDVTVQSFSWSERAKDQIDNMAKAYQPKRHSLSSKTTVGLARLLAAREDICNVVKTSSGSTRERTVCPINKVLMGGVPDRGGRPSEIEAPCPEMPPWQKRQDGGGRGGWGGRGGGRGGGGGHWGKGGGGRRGYGGRGGYNRY, via the exons ATGGAGTGCGATATTCTGGATACTTTAGAGCAACTCgg GTATACCGGGCCTTTACTGGATGAAGAAACGCTTATAAAAGCATCTGAAAGCGGTTTGTCTTCCCACGAGTACGTAAATCTTTGTGTGTGGCTGACAACCCAGCTAAAACAGCTTTGCAATCTTGAGGAGAACATCACAACTGCTTCAG atgATATCGAGGGTCTTCAGCTTGAAATCAGCGGTTTACTAAAAGAAATGGGCTGTCCGTGTCCTCCACTCATTACTGGAGAGGTCCAGGGAAGActgaagaacaaaacaaactgtCTCAAGCTTCTCT TATATCTGAGTTCAGAGCTTCAAGCTGCGATGATAATAGAAAGCAAATTACAACCGAGCTGCACACCTGAGCAAAGAAACGTAGCCTTACATGATTTGAAGGCCATCTGCAGAACACTTAAACTACCTGAGCCAAAGGAGATCGACGCAAAGTTATTTTCCAGCATTGAGACAAAG ATAGATGATTTGTTTGCAAAAGCGCCAACGGACTGTGTAGGAAAGCCAGTACTGAAGTCAGGACTCAACTCTGATCAGTGG GCAAAACTAGAGGAGATCAACTCAGTACTTTCTGCCGAGTACGAATGTCGCCGGAGGATGTTAATAAAAAGGCTTGACGTAACTGTACAGTCCTTCAGCTGGTCTGAAAGAGCAAAA GATCAAATAGATAACATGGCGAAAGCTTATCAACCCAaaagacattcactttcttccaAGACCACGGTAGGTCTTGCCCGCCTGCTAGCTGCTAGAGAAGACATCTGCAACGTTGTAAAGACGAGCAGTGGATCAACTAGAGAAAGGACAGTATGCCCAATTAATAAG GTTCTGATGGGAGGAGTGCCTGACCGTGGCGGACGACCTTCTGAGATTGAGGCCCCGTGTCCAGAAATGCCTCCCTGGCAGAAGAGGCAGGATGGCGGTGGGAGGGGAGGCTGGGGAGGcagagggggagggagaggtGGGGGAGGCGGGCACTGGGgaaaaggaggaggaggaagaagaggttatggaggaagaggagggtacAACCGTTATTGA